In Uranotaenia lowii strain MFRU-FL chromosome 2, ASM2978415v1, whole genome shotgun sequence, one genomic interval encodes:
- the LOC129746093 gene encoding uncharacterized protein LOC129746093: MVRAHLLQGEGLQLKKHRGSFLHHLPARKSYCLSSLPPCTVCTKGHTSHYSDLLLTIAESCACRPSAPHDSPLAYFTPRMASSYSSSSSRRCVTFRERYGKAYSEFMVGQFVTV, from the exons ATGGTTCGGGCTCATCTTCTCCAGGGCGAAGGTCTGCAGCTGAAAAAACACCGAGGATCTTTCCTGCATCATCTGCCAGCTCGTAAGAGCTACTGCCTCTCTTCGCTACCACCGTGCACGGTGTGTACAAAGGGCCATACTTCGCATTATAGCGATCTGCTGCTGACGATAGCTGAAAGTTGCGCTTGTAGACCTTCTGCCCCACACG ATTCACCACTAGCATATTTTACTCCGCGGATGGCCAGTTCATACTCCAGCTCATCGTCTAGAAGATGTGTGACGTTCAGGGAACGATATGGCAAGGCATATTCTGAGTTCATGGTAGGACAGTTCGTGACggtttaa